The segment TCAAAGAGATATTAACAGAGATCAGGATACTGGGATTTGACATCAATGAATTCGGCAAAAATACATTTATTGTCGAGGGAGTACCGGCAGGATTGGAAATTAAAGACACCAATGCATTTCTGGAAAATCTCATTGAAAATTATAAGAACAGGCAGACAGATATTGCCATGGATAAGAAGACGCATGTGGCACGGTCGATGGCGAAGCAAGCTTCGATAGGGTCAGGGCGCAGGCTTACCCAAGAAGAGATGAACAATCTTATCGACAAATTGTTCTCCTGTTCAACACCTGACATTACACCTGACGGGTTGCCTACTTTTCTTATTGTGAGCATGGAAGAAATGGAAAAACGGTTGAAAAAAATCTAATCAGCACTAATAATGAACAACGGACAATATCGGCCAGGCGGATTCAATGTTCTACCATTAGTGGTAAAAAATCTTCTTATCATTAATGTCCTCTTTTTTCTGGGAACCTTTGCTGTGGGCCGTACTTTTAATGTTGATCTGACAGATTTTCTCGGGCTACACTATGTACTGTCGGAAAAATTTAATCCCTTACAGTTTATCACTTATATGTTCATGCATGGTGGTCTGGGGCACATATTCTTCAATATGTTTGCCTTGTGGATGTTTGGCAATGTGCTTGAGAATGTCTGGGGTCCGAAGCGGTTTCTGACCTTTTACCTGGTCACAGGTATTGGTGCAGCACTGATCCAGATGCTGATACTATGGTGGAAATTTTCTTCTCTCCAGACAGCGGTGGATCTTTACGCTTCAAGCCCTTCACCGGAACAGTTCACGGCGATAGTCAAAGATAACTTCCCGTTTTACGCTGACCAGCTTTCAGGATTCGTCACTGAATGGATCCGGACACCAACAGATCCAAAATACATACAGGATTCATTAGGATATATCAATGACCTATTAAAATTCAGGATGGATATTCCTACTGTGGGGGCATCAGGTGCTATTTTTGGCATCCTGATGGCTTTTGGCCTGATGTTTCCAAATTCACTGTTATATATCTATTTTGCCATCCCCATCAAGGCAAAGTATTTTGTCATGCTGTATGGTGGCATTGAACTATATATGGGCATTGCCAATAATCCCGGTGACAATGTCGCACACTTTGCCCATCTGGGCGGAATGATCTTTGGTTTTGCCATGATGAAATACTGGAATAAACGACCCCGAAGAGGCACTTACTGATTATGGAATACTATCAATCTCCCTTAAGCGGCATTAAATCTTTTTTCAGGAGTAAGTCGGCTCTGTCGCTTCTGATCCTGATCAATATCGTCATTTTTCTGATTATCAACATAATCAATCTATTCTATTGGTTATTCACGATGGATGTCACATTAACCGATATAGCGGGAGCGTCAAAAGTGACCTTTTGGCTTGCGGTGCCTTCCGATCTTCATCTCTTGCTGGCCAGGCCATGGACCATCGTCACCTATATGTTCACGCAGGAGAGTTTCTTTCATATTTTGTTTAACATGATGGTTCTCTATTTCGGAGGCCGGATCTTTACCGAATTCCTTGACGACCGGAAGCTTGTGAACACTTACATCTGGGGTGGACTGGCCGGTGCCTTGTTTTTCATTGTTTCCTACAACATTTTCCCGGTCTTCAGTGAAGATGTGAGAATGTCGGTCGCTCTTGGCGCCTCTGCCTCTGTTCTGGCTATCCTTGTTGCCATTGCGACATATGCTCCGAATTACAAGGTATACCTTCTTTTACTGGGCAGAATAAAGCTCAAGTACCTGGCCATAGTCCTGGTCATTATCGATCTTTTAAGTATCAACAGGGGAAATCCCGGCGGTCATATTGCTCATCTTGGCGGAGCGCTCTGGGGCTTTTCGTCGGTTATGCTATACCGGAGAGGATTGAAAAATTTCCCCGGAATAAACTGGTACGGAATAAAAAATCTCTTCACGTGGTTTGACAAACCCCGGTATGCACGGTATAAAGAAGTTAATACCGGCCACCCTTTGAATGATGATGAATATAACCGCATCAGGGCCGAGAAACAGAAAAAAATCGACATCATACTTGATAAAATTTCAAAGTCAGGCTATGATAGTCTCACAAAAGAAGAAAAAGAACTGCTATTCAGCGCCAGCAATAAAAAATGACCTCTGACCGTTTTTCCGGATGAATGAATAAGGTAAAGACAAATAAGAATAAGATACATCCTTTGATACGCATCCTCCTGTTTATTAATTTACTATTCATTTTAGCACTTATTTTATCCTATGTGGCTGCTTATATAAGCCCTGATAAGACGTGGATTTTTGCTATGTTTGGACTCTCCTATCCATATCTGGCTCTTGCCAATCTCATTTTTGTAATCCTATGGTTAATATTACTCAGATGGTATGTTTTTCTATCTCTTGTTGCGCTACTCACCGGATGGAATCAAATAAAAGTAACCGTACAGTTACATAAAAGGCAACATGTCGAGTCCGCTTCATTTCACTTTAGGATGCTGAACTACAATCTGCATAATCTTTCGAGCCTGTCGGGATTTAACGACATGAAAAACCAAGATGGGATAATTGGATTTTTACAGGATCAGGCCTGTGATGTTGTTCATTTACAGGAGTTCTACTCCTCTGCATCCGGATCACAAAAGTTACTGGATGATCTAAGAATAAAACTGCGCACGCCGTATTATTATTCTGATGAATACTTCCATGTACCGAATCCGAAAAGAACTTTTGCGCTGGTCACGCTGAGCAAATACCCAATAACAGGAAAAGGAACTCTGCGGGGGTCAAATGAAAAAGCATATTGTATTTACAGTGATATTGTCATTACGGGGCATGACACTGTCAGGTTTTATAATGTTCATCTCGAATCGATACATTTCAGGAGCGAGGATTATGCATTCATGTCTGATATTACTCCTGCTACCAATGGCAGCAAAAATGTCAGGGAACGAACCCGCCGCATTCTATGGAAATTAAAAGAAGCCTTTCAGAAACGGGCTATACAAGCCAGGGATTTGCGCCGGCATATAGACCAGTGTCCTTATCCTGTTGTCGTTTGCGGTGATTTCAATGATGTACCTACATCTTATGCCTATCATCACTTGGCCAAAAATTTACAGGATGTCTTTGTTACCGGTGGTAAAGGTTTTGGATTCACTTATGCCGGGTCGTTACCTTTTCCGAGCCGTATCGACCATATTCTTATAGATAGAAAATTCGATGCCGGCGATCTGAAAATTCCCAGAGTGAAATTTTCAGATCACTATCCGGAGATTGCAAAAATAATTCTGAAATAACGACAGGATGAAATTCCGGCTTACATCTGAATATATGCCTACCGGCGACCAGCCAGAAGCTATCAGGCAGCTTGTGGAGGGACTCAACAGGGGTGACAAATACCAGACGCTTCTTGGTGTGACAGGTTCGGGGAAGACCTTTACCGTTGCCAATGTCATCGGGCAGGTGCAGCGGCCTGCACTTGTCCTGAGCCATAATAAAACCCTTGCTGCGCAGCTTTACGGTGAATTCAGGCAGTTCTTCCCTGAAAATGCCGTGGAATATTTCGTTTCCTATTATGATTACTACCAGCCTGAAGCATACCTACCGGTCACCAACACCTATATTGAAAAAGACCTGTCCATAAATGATGAGATTGAAAAGCTCAGGCTGAGTGCGTCTTCTGCTTTGCTGTCGGGCCGGCAGGATGTTATTGTTGTCTCATCCGTGTCATGCATATACGGCATCGGCAACCCCGATGATTTTACTTCCAACGTGATACGCATAAAAGTAGGCGATACGACCGGACGCAACAATCTTTTACATGCTCTGGTCAACAGTTTGTATTCGCGTACTGAAGTAGAATTCTGGCGTGGAAAATTCCGTGTAAAAGGCGATACTGTGGATATATTCCCCGCTTATGCCGATTTCGCATTCCGCGTGATCTTTTTTGGTGAGGAGATAGAAGCCATTGAAACATTTGACCCTGTCAGCGGCAAAGTACTGGAGAGTCACGACAGCAAGGCCATATTCCCTGCCAATATTTTCATCACCTCACAGGATAAGATGAAAAGTTCTTTGCTTGATATACATCAGGATCTGATAAAGCAGGTGGAATATTTCAGGGAGAATGGCAAAACTATGGAAGCCAAGCGTCTGGAGGACAGGGTAACCTATGATATGGAAATGATGCGTGAGCTGGGGTATTGTTCCGGCATTGAGAATTACTCCAGGTATTTCGATGGCCGTTTACCCGGATCACGGCCATTCTGTCTTTTGGATTATTTTCCGGATGATTTTCTTATGATCATTGATGAAAGTCATGTCACCATACCACAGGTGAGGGCCATGTATGGCGGTGACCGCAGCAGGAAGCAGACGCTGGTGGAATATGGATTCAGGCTGCCGTCGGCAATGGACAACAGACCATTGAAATTCATTGAGTTCGAGGCCATGATGAACCAGGTCATATTTGTCAGTGCGACACCTGCCGATTATGAGCTGAAGATATGCGAGGGTATCCTTGTCGAGCAGCTTATCAGGCCAACGGGATTGCTGGATCCTGAAATTGAAGTCAGGCCAAGCCTCAACCAGATTGATGACCTTCTGCAAGAGGTTGATGAAAGGGTCCGTAATAAGGAACGTGTTCTGGTGACTACACTGACCAAGCGCATGGCCGAGGAGCTGACAAAGTACCTTCTGAAGCTGGATATCCGCTGCCGTTACATCCATTCGGATGTTGACACCCTGGAACGGGTGGAGATACTGCGCGACCTGAGGATGGGCACGTTTGATGTGCTGGTAGGTGTGAACCTTCTGCGTGAAGGTCTTGACCTGCCTGAAGTATCGTTGGTAGCCATACTCGATGCTGACAAGGAGGGTTTTCTCCGGTCGGAGCGTTCCCTCACTCAAACGGCAGGCCGGGCAGCACGCAACCTGAACAGCAGGGTCATCATGTATGCCGACACCATCACCGAATCGATGAAAAGGACCATCGATGAAACCGGCCGCCGCAGGGAAAAACAACTCGCCTATAATAGCGAGCATCATATCACACCAAAGCAGATCGTCAAATCAATCGAATCGATACTTGGACAAACAGCCATCGCCGATGTCAAAAGCAAAAGCCCGAAACCTTACTTCGAAAAAGAATATGGTGATGCGGCTGCCGATCCCGTAATCAGGTATATGACCAGAGAACAGCTTGAAAAAGCCATTTCCAAATCGAAAAAAGCTATGGAAAGCGCTGTGAAAGAATTGGATTTTATTCAGGCTGCAAAATTCAGGGATGAAGTTTTTGCAATGGAGAAGGTTCTAAATGAAATGAAACTTAATAAATCTTAATACGGATAATAGTTTTCAAAAATATTAACCGCAAAGAACGCAAAGGAGGCGCAGAGAACGCAAAGGATTTTTCAATTTCTGGACTTTCAGCGGGTATTTAGCTGAATAGGGCGTCGACAAACTCAAACCTGTTGAAGACCTGTATATCCTCCAATTTTTCGCCAATTCCAATATATTTTACCGGCACCTTAAACTGGTCGGATATACCTATGACCACGCCACCTTTGGCAGTTCCATCAAGTTTAGTGAGTGCCAGGGCGTTGACGTCGGTGGCATCGGTGAACTGCCGTGCCTGTTCATAGGCATTCTGTCCGGTGGAAGCATCCAGTATCAGCAAAACTTCATGGGGGGCATCAGGAATGACTTTGGTCATGACCCGCTTAATCTTGGACAGTTCATTCATCAGGTGAGCTTTATTATGAAGACGCCCCGCTGTATCGATGATGACCACATCAATTTTATTGGCTTTGGCTGACGACAGGGTATCAAAAGCAACAGATGCCGGGTCGGCACCCATATCCTGGCTGACCATAGGCACTCCTACCCTCTCTGACCATATCTTCAGCTGGTCAATAGCGGCAGCTCTGAATGTATCGGCAGCACCGAGCATCACCGAATAGCCTGCATGTTTATACTGGTATGCCAGTTTCCCGATAGTGGTGGTCTTGCCAACGCCATTCACCCCGACAACAAGAATAACATAGGGGGTGTCCATTTCAGGGATAATAAAATCAGAGGCCTGTTCAAGGGTGTTTTCTGCCAGAAGACCGGCAATTTCTTCCTTTAGGATATCGTTTAACTGTGATGTGCCGACAAATTTGTCGCGTTCCACTCTCTTCTGAATGCGTTCAATGATGCGGAGGGTCGTTTCAACACCCACATCGGAAGTGATCAGGATTTCTTCCAGGTTGTCGAGCACATCGTCATCCACCTTCGATTTACCGATGATAGCTTTCGATAGCCTGGAAAATACATTCTCCCTGGTCTTTTCAATGCCTTTGTTAAGACTTTCCTTTTTTTCTTTTGAGAAGATGGAGAACAGGCCCATAGAGATTGTCGATTGTCGATTGTCGATTTGCGGTTGGCGAATAGCGATTGGTGAAGTGTTGTATATATAAATTTAAGAAAAAAGCTTCTTCTGCGGGAGAAAAAGCTTTTGGATTATTCGACCGGTGTAAGAATATCATTTACCCAGGAAATCCTTAATCTGGTCGTTGGGAACTATTTGTTCCTTAAAGGAATATGCACCTGTCTTGGGTGAACGAACCATTCGGATAAGCTTGGCGAAATCCTTGCTTGTCGTTGTTCTCAGAGTTGCGATAACCTTCTTTGCCATATGCTATACATTTAAAATTGATAATTAAATTTTCTCTCATTATACTTTTAAAGTCGACTGCCGACTGCTGACTGCCGACTGCTGACTACTGACCGCCGACTGCCGACTGCCGACCGCCGACTACTTTATCTCCTTATGAACAGTCATTTTCTTCAGGAAGGGGTTATACTTCATCAGTTCCATCCTGTCGGGTGTATTTTTCTTATTTTTTGTTGTGACATACCGTGATGTTCCCGGCAGTCCGCTTTTCTTATGTTCTGTGCACTCGAGAATTACCTGTACCCGTGCATCTTTCGACTTTTTAGCCATTTGTGCGGTTTATTTAATTTGAGGGTGCAAAGATATAGGATTTTTGGTAAATAAAATATATCGTACGGAAATTTTGGTAAATAATATTGGTCTTCACAGAAATGCGTACTTTTAGGGTAACGAAGGTAATATGAATTACCCCGTGCTTTAGCTCGGGGTAATTCATATCACGAATTCTAATTCCAGGTACGCATTTTTGAGAAGACCCAATAATATTTTGGTGTGCTGCAAATTGAATAGTATTGAAATTTTTTCGTATTTAGTCCGGTAAATCATTTTACATGGCACAATCAATTTGTATGAACCAAACCACCTCACCCCCTTCACCCCCTCTCTTGAAGGAGAGGGGGACGGGGGGTGAGGTCAATTAAATATTATTTATTCCCACTACACCCAAGTGCTTGCCTGGCGGGTATGACAATAATTATTAATTTTATCACCAGTATGAGCACATGGCAATCTTATATAAACGGATTCATTTCTTTCCTCAAACTGGAGAAATCCCTGTCAACCAATACTATTGAGGCATACCTCGATGATGTCAATAAGCTGATTCAATTTATGGAAGAAAAAAAACTGGATATTACACCTGCACAAATTGAACCGCACCATTTGAAAGATTTCCTTGTTTACATTAATGAACGGGGATTAAATTCCCGTTCCCAGGGACGAATTATTTCAGGCATCAGAGGATTTTATAAATATCTGCTGCTGGAGGACATCATCAGGAATGATCCTACTGAACTGATCCAATCACCTAGGATAGGAAGAAAACTGCCTGATGTATTATCGACAGATGAGATCGACCGGATCATCAAAGAGATTGATCTGAGCACACCTGAAGGGATGCGAAACAAAGCCATCATTGAAACACTTTATGGATGCGGATTGCGGGTATCGGAACTGGTTAACCTGAAATTATCAAACCTGTACTTTGAACCAGGATTCATCAAGATCACAGGAAAGGGTGATAAAGAACGGCTCGTGCCCATAGGTAATACCGCCATCAAATTCATCACCATATACATCGACGCTGTTCGTGTCCATGTTAACGTTTCCAAAGACAGCAGGGATATTGTCTTCCTCAATCGCCGCGGGAAAAAGCTGTCGCGTATCATGATCTTTGCGATCGTAAAAGAACTGGCTGAAAAAGCAGGTATCAGGAAAAATATCAGTCCGCATACATTCCGTCACTCCTTTGCAACCCATTTAGTAGAGGGTGGTGCCGACCTGCGGGCAGTGCAGGAGATGCTGGGACACGCCTCGATAACTACTACGGAGATATATACTCATCTCGACAGGGAATATCTGAGAGAAACCATTTTAAGTTTTCATCCAAGGTCAAAATTCAAAGGGACTCAAACTACCAAAGGTGATTAGCCGCGTTTGGGATTCCATCCCCGCATGGGATTCAATCCCCGCAGGGGATGGAATCCCACCGCCATCATCTGCAGAGATTGAACCATTTGGGATTCCATCCGCCTCAGGCGGATTGAATCCCATGCCGACTACCTACTGCCGACTGCTGACTATTTTGGGCCTTATCGCCGTCATAACCATGCCCAGCATCACCTTCGTCATATAATAGGGGCTGTTAAAAAAGGTGATGGAAGAGACGCCGCCCTGTCTGGCACACATTTCAGTCTGTATTTCTTTGATGCAGAACCCGTTACGGGCTAAAAGGATGATCGCTTCCGGCTCCGGATAGTCAACAGGGTAGTTCTCGGCAAGGAAATTTATTGCTCTTTTATTGTATGCTCTGAACCCTGAGGTGCTGTCTGTTATGGTTATCCTGAGTAGAAAAAAAATAAGACATTTAAAAATATTTATACCCAGTCTCCTCGACCATGTTGATTTGTAGCCACTATGCTTTTTCAGAAAACGGGATCCTATAGCTACATCAACACCTTCATTTTGGATTAATGATAAAAGTTTAAGAATTTCT is part of the Bacteroidota bacterium genome and harbors:
- a CDS encoding rhomboid family intramembrane serine protease; this encodes MNNGQYRPGGFNVLPLVVKNLLIINVLFFLGTFAVGRTFNVDLTDFLGLHYVLSEKFNPLQFITYMFMHGGLGHIFFNMFALWMFGNVLENVWGPKRFLTFYLVTGIGAALIQMLILWWKFSSLQTAVDLYASSPSPEQFTAIVKDNFPFYADQLSGFVTEWIRTPTDPKYIQDSLGYINDLLKFRMDIPTVGASGAIFGILMAFGLMFPNSLLYIYFAIPIKAKYFVMLYGGIELYMGIANNPGDNVAHFAHLGGMIFGFAMMKYWNKRPRRGTY
- a CDS encoding rhomboid family intramembrane serine protease codes for the protein MEYYQSPLSGIKSFFRSKSALSLLILINIVIFLIINIINLFYWLFTMDVTLTDIAGASKVTFWLAVPSDLHLLLARPWTIVTYMFTQESFFHILFNMMVLYFGGRIFTEFLDDRKLVNTYIWGGLAGALFFIVSYNIFPVFSEDVRMSVALGASASVLAILVAIATYAPNYKVYLLLLGRIKLKYLAIVLVIIDLLSINRGNPGGHIAHLGGALWGFSSVMLYRRGLKNFPGINWYGIKNLFTWFDKPRYARYKEVNTGHPLNDDEYNRIRAEKQKKIDIILDKISKSGYDSLTKEEKELLFSASNKK
- a CDS encoding endonuclease/exonuclease/phosphatase family protein translates to MNKVKTNKNKIHPLIRILLFINLLFILALILSYVAAYISPDKTWIFAMFGLSYPYLALANLIFVILWLILLRWYVFLSLVALLTGWNQIKVTVQLHKRQHVESASFHFRMLNYNLHNLSSLSGFNDMKNQDGIIGFLQDQACDVVHLQEFYSSASGSQKLLDDLRIKLRTPYYYSDEYFHVPNPKRTFALVTLSKYPITGKGTLRGSNEKAYCIYSDIVITGHDTVRFYNVHLESIHFRSEDYAFMSDITPATNGSKNVRERTRRILWKLKEAFQKRAIQARDLRRHIDQCPYPVVVCGDFNDVPTSYAYHHLAKNLQDVFVTGGKGFGFTYAGSLPFPSRIDHILIDRKFDAGDLKIPRVKFSDHYPEIAKIILK
- the uvrB gene encoding excinuclease ABC subunit UvrB; protein product: MKFRLTSEYMPTGDQPEAIRQLVEGLNRGDKYQTLLGVTGSGKTFTVANVIGQVQRPALVLSHNKTLAAQLYGEFRQFFPENAVEYFVSYYDYYQPEAYLPVTNTYIEKDLSINDEIEKLRLSASSALLSGRQDVIVVSSVSCIYGIGNPDDFTSNVIRIKVGDTTGRNNLLHALVNSLYSRTEVEFWRGKFRVKGDTVDIFPAYADFAFRVIFFGEEIEAIETFDPVSGKVLESHDSKAIFPANIFITSQDKMKSSLLDIHQDLIKQVEYFRENGKTMEAKRLEDRVTYDMEMMRELGYCSGIENYSRYFDGRLPGSRPFCLLDYFPDDFLMIIDESHVTIPQVRAMYGGDRSRKQTLVEYGFRLPSAMDNRPLKFIEFEAMMNQVIFVSATPADYELKICEGILVEQLIRPTGLLDPEIEVRPSLNQIDDLLQEVDERVRNKERVLVTTLTKRMAEELTKYLLKLDIRCRYIHSDVDTLERVEILRDLRMGTFDVLVGVNLLREGLDLPEVSLVAILDADKEGFLRSERSLTQTAGRAARNLNSRVIMYADTITESMKRTIDETGRRREKQLAYNSEHHITPKQIVKSIESILGQTAIADVKSKSPKPYFEKEYGDAAADPVIRYMTREQLEKAISKSKKAMESAVKELDFIQAAKFRDEVFAMEKVLNEMKLNKS
- the ftsY gene encoding signal recognition particle-docking protein FtsY, with translation MGLFSIFSKEKKESLNKGIEKTRENVFSRLSKAIIGKSKVDDDVLDNLEEILITSDVGVETTLRIIERIQKRVERDKFVGTSQLNDILKEEIAGLLAENTLEQASDFIIPEMDTPYVILVVGVNGVGKTTTIGKLAYQYKHAGYSVMLGAADTFRAAAIDQLKIWSERVGVPMVSQDMGADPASVAFDTLSSAKANKIDVVIIDTAGRLHNKAHLMNELSKIKRVMTKVIPDAPHEVLLILDASTGQNAYEQARQFTDATDVNALALTKLDGTAKGGVVIGISDQFKVPVKYIGIGEKLEDIQVFNRFEFVDALFS
- a CDS encoding DUF4295 domain-containing protein, which produces MAKKVIATLRTTTSKDFAKLIRMVRSPKTGAYSFKEQIVPNDQIKDFLGK
- the rpmG gene encoding 50S ribosomal protein L33, with translation MAKKSKDARVQVILECTEHKKSGLPGTSRYVTTKNKKNTPDRMELMKYNPFLKKMTVHKEIK
- the xerD gene encoding site-specific tyrosine recombinase XerD, with the protein product MTIIINFITSMSTWQSYINGFISFLKLEKSLSTNTIEAYLDDVNKLIQFMEEKKLDITPAQIEPHHLKDFLVYINERGLNSRSQGRIISGIRGFYKYLLLEDIIRNDPTELIQSPRIGRKLPDVLSTDEIDRIIKEIDLSTPEGMRNKAIIETLYGCGLRVSELVNLKLSNLYFEPGFIKITGKGDKERLVPIGNTAIKFITIYIDAVRVHVNVSKDSRDIVFLNRRGKKLSRIMIFAIVKELAEKAGIRKNISPHTFRHSFATHLVEGGADLRAVQEMLGHASITTTEIYTHLDREYLRETILSFHPRSKFKGTQTTKGD
- a CDS encoding glycosyltransferase family 2 protein, which produces MTQRILIMVPAYNEAGSIMQVIDSLKSNNDGWDILIINDASNDDTSMLAKSTGRVQVIDIPFNLGVGGCVQTGFKYARNYNYDIAIQFDGDGQHKAEEILKLLSLIQNEGVDVAIGSRFLKKHSGYKSTWSRRLGINIFKCLIFFLLRITITDSTSGFRAYNKRAINFLAENYPVDYPEPEAIILLARNGFCIKEIQTEMCARQGGVSSITFFNSPYYMTKVMLGMVMTAIRPKIVSSRQ